TGTAGGCAGAGTGGAGGCTCTGGAGGGCGGGAGGTTGAACTACAATAACAAAGCTAACATGTAAAATTTGACCATGTCAAAACCACGGAAAACCTCGGCAAAACGTGGGGAAGATACCCGATACCGGGAAGGACTTGGTCCTCCAGAAAGGGCGAGGTATAAAgataaattaaaccttttaggtGGCCATGATCCGTACGAGCTGGAGCAAACAACGTGGACCACGGATGACCCGACTATTCTGCCAAAGATTCAATATCCTGACATCGTGAATTACCTAATTTTTTCCCCAAGCCCATACACAGCTGAGGATCTAAAAGCCTACAAAGGTTTGGAAGCTTATAACCAGATGGTGTGCGGATGGGTGAGAGAGCTGATGTATCAACAACTCCATGAACGGTGCATCGTGAAAGCTAAGGTAACGTCGTTAATAGATCAACTTATCTTTTGCATCTAGAATTATATAATCtataattacacatttttttaaaccaggCTCTGACATTTTTTGGTTCCATTTGTACACTGTCAGGGTTACAGACTTGTAAGGGTCAATTTAGACCCTCCAAAATGAACCCACAGAGTCCTTGCCATCCACTTAGAGAAGCCCTGGTGTAGTGATTCTCTATATTATTATTCCAAGGATATCCAGTTTGATGCAATACTCAACAACCATAACCACTGTCATCTACAGATCACACTAATTATTTTAACACAGTATGAGAGTTAAGGCTTCATTATGTTAAATTGGTTCCATTTGGACACTCAAATCAGTCGACCTCCTCAAACTCAAAGACCCCTGGGGGCTGACCCCACTATGAAATGACAGTGATATAAGCCTACATGgtgtcatttatttaaaaaagtaattgatGAGTTATATGTTATTCTTGCAAGcttatatttgtttttcttgtcttttattcAGGTGCTTCATTCTCAGTCAATAAGAGAAACCCCTCTGGAACCATGGGTCATTGCTGAGAAGTCGGGTCGGATTCTTGGAGCCCACTGTACGTGTGTTGCTGGTCTCGGAGAAGTGTGCACACACGTTGCTGCATTGTTGTTTCTGATTGAAGAAATTATAAACTTGAGGGACTCAAAGACAGTGACCCAGGAAAAGGCATATTGGATGTTGCCTACTGCCTTGTCAAAGGTGGAGTACAAGGAGTGTGAAAATATTGACTTCACTGCAGCTAAGACCTATAAAGTAAAATAGCAGAGAGAAATAGTGGTGGTCAtgtacacaaacaaacacaacaaaGTGCTAGTGATCACTCTATCAAAATAAGTAAAACACCAAAGCCAACTAGTCATGAATTGTCGTCATTATTTAGTGCTTTAAGCACAAGTGGAACAAAATCTGCTATTTTGTCACTGATAGAGCCTTATTCAGACAGTTTTATTCCAAAACCCATAGGTGAAAACTTTCCAGTGGTGTTGACTGAATTGCGAAACGAAGGAGCAGTTCACATGGACTACAGTGATGTTTTGTCTATTTGCAATGATATTAATATTTCAGTATCTGAGGAGCAAGCAAGGGCAGTTGAGGTAGCTACAAGGGATCAAGCTTCCTCTAAACTATGGTTTAGATTCCGTGCTGGCCGAATTacagcatctaaaatgaaaactgcatGCTGCACTGATCCAAACAaaccagcacagagcctcatcaaAAGTGTATGCTATCCTGAGTCATACAAATTCACCTCAAAAGCCATGACCTGGGGATGTGATCACGAGACATTTGCACGTGATATCTTCATAAATGACCATAAGAAACGTCATGAAAATGTGAAAGCGGAAAACACAGGTTTCTTTATAAATCCAAGTGTGCCGTTCTCGGGAGCTTCCCCAGATGGACTTGTTTCTTGTGATTGTTGTGGTGTCAGTGTAATTGAAGTTAAATGTCCTTTCTGTGTCAAAAACGACATGGTAGATTGTGTATCCTACTTGGAGAAAGATGATGAtggaaaactaaaactaaatagaAAGCATCAGTATTTCTACCAGGTGCAAACTCAACTTGGAGTGTGCAAACTGGAATCTGCCTATTTTGTTGTTTGGACAGAGAAAGATTTGCATGTTGAACTAATTACATTTGATGAAGAGTTCTGGGACACGATATGCAAGAAAAGCAAGCGCATTTTTGACACAGCCATTATGCCAGAGTTAGTTGGCAAATACTACACTAGGCTTTCATCTACCATGGCTGGTTCCTCACAACCTGATGTAGCTATATCTGTTTCTTCAGAGCCTTTAGTAGCCTTATCTCTTTCCTCACAACCTGGGGCACATGCCTCTGATGAATCACATGGTTCTGATTGTGCCACAAGTGCCAGTCAGCAAGAACAGACCTACTGCTTCTGTGACCAGGTTGAATTTGGTAAAATGATTTGTTGTGATTATGACAAATGTCAGATTCAATGGTTTCACTATTCATGTGTTAATGTTCAAGTTGCACCTAAAGGTAAATGGTATTGTCTTAACTGCCGTAAGTTACCTCAGTTTTTGTCAAAAAGGGCCAGGGCAAGTAAAAAAACGTAGAAAatgaaaggtaaaaaaaaaaccagtagGCCACTGTTGTGTAGTTAAGCACTGCATGCATTTTGTTGTTATACTGGTGTGTTATACTGGTGTGTTTTGGTATTTAAACATAATGTACCTTTGAGAAAATTCTAtttattttgtactttattCAAAATTTAAGTGCCATTGGTATGCTTTTGTGACAAATAAAGCTGTCAAACTCAGGTtatatacaggtgtgtagttATTCAAGTGTTGTGATGATGATTCACGGTTTCAAGTAATGTCTTCTCATAATTCTATGCTGTTGTATCACACAAAACAAACCAATCTTTGGGCCGTAAAAGGTCTTTATCAATAAATCATTATTGATACATCTATGCAGATGTTAACATTTTTaacacagtattttttttttacttttttaaaaagctaCCAAAATAAGAGTCAGAGAGAACGAAGGCCTCAAATGGTCAACGAATACTAAGGAATGCCTCATACGGCTATAAGAAATATGAATTACTGAGCGAATGGCTCATACAGCTATAAGAAATAAGTCAGTAAAGGACCCACGAATCACTGTAGAGCacttgttttttattcttttccatTCAGAATaagacaagtgtgtgtgtaatatatatatataaaaaataaaaaaataaaaacatctgctACTTAGTCAAAATCAACAATTGTTGGGCAAAGGTTCACCAGAGCACAACACACAAGTGCAATCTTGTCTATGGTACAATACCCATCACTGTCCTTGCACATCAAAAAATCAATTGGCAATGTCCCACCCAAAATACTATATTTTTGGCGCACACTACCAATGACACGCTCAACATGGATTCTAACATTAGCAATCTTCCTTGTGGTCTCAAGGTCAACCGGTGCCAGCTGTGTTTTCCCACGTGTAAATGCTGGTATTTTCAATTGCGCCATCCTGCATCCTAATGTAGACTGAATATTAAAACCACGGTCAGCAAGGACTAAGTCACCAGGAATAATTTTTGTCAAAAAGCCACAGTTTTCAGTAATGTATTTATCACTCACTCTTCCTCCCCATGCCTTTGAAATGTATGAGACTGTGCCTTGTGGTGTTATACCAATTAGAAACTTGACTGTGTTGTGATGCTTATAGGAAGACCATGTCATTGCTCTGGCTATAAGGTTAGATGGTCGGTCAATGAAAATCTCAAAGCAGTCAATAATAACAACACATTTCTTCCCAAAGTGTTTCCTGAATTGCATTGGCATTGTTTTTTGTAACTCTTCTCTTTCTGGCCATATAATGAGTGGTTTCAAACGAATAAACATAACATCTGTTACATCAGTGACTACCCTAGAAGCAGTGGAAAGTGACACGTTAAACAGATATGACAGGAAGGTTGTAGACACATTAAGTCTTAGCCGCATTAATGTCAGCATCAGCTGCTTGAATGGATCGAGGGCTTTCTTAACAGGGAGGTGGGGACAAAGGTAGGTGTACAGTACAAACAATAACTGCCATGTTGGAAGGCCAGTGAAGAACAATACCTTTTCATCTTTATCTTTAAATGAATTTTGGTCATAATAAGTAGACAAGCGTGCCACATCAGAACGCAACTCCATGTTCTCTGTTCTTAAAACTTGTAGTTCTCTGTTCATTGACTCGATAAATTCACTGGTCAGGTCAGTCTGAGTCCCTACACTGCACACACCATCAGCATCATAAGCATCATCAGCGTCATcaacatcattatcatcatcattatcattatcagcagcagcatcaatTCTCTGGGTTCTATTCAGACGACGACGGTGGCGTGATGTTCCAGACTCTTTAGGTGGCTGAAGTTCTTGTCCTGTCATGGCAATCGATGGGACCCAATCTGGATCATCTTTATAGTACAGGCCTGCACGTTTACCTGCATGTGATGATGagaaataaatttaaaattgaatactAAATGTGTTGATATGATACTGTGAAGCCCCACAATTAGAGGTGCAAGAACaaccccaaaaaaataaaacagattttaaaaaGGCTTTCAAGCCAAGCCAAATGGGTAATCATAAGTGTGATATTTCACCACtaattgtaaaaaaacaacaacaacaacaacaacattattGCAGTTTGGCTTTGTagggcagtggttctcaaagtGGATTCCAGGGACTCTGAATTCCTTTAGGTGGGTCTAAATTGGCCCATACTAGTCCTTAACTGAACTCTAACACTGTACAACTGGGACCAAATGGACCCCCATTTGTACACTGGCAGAGTAGGGTGCTAGAAATTTAGTTTGAGAAACTCTGTTGTAAGGctatgaaatgaataaatcatgGCGAGCAATAACGCTAAATATACAgtagattattatattattatatttatttttcacttacCTGACAAGAAATGTGAAGAACAAACACGAATGTTGTCAAGATTCTTGCCCGTGAAGTTCTGTTTCAGTGCAGCAAGCCACAGACGTCTCCTTTCTTCTGATAAGGTTCGGCAAGTATCTCCCTGATTTGTGATAACTTTTGGAAGTCTGTAAAACTCCAGGTGTTTTTCTCGGTCAGACCGATTTGTACAACCGTACACACGGCAATAATTGACCATTTTCCACGCGGATTGTGATTACGGTTTATGACGCTCTGGCTTTGTTTTGGTCTGGGGGGTTGGCGGGTATATCTCCGTAATGGCGACTTCCGTTTGGTGACGTCACGTGAAAGCcctctatgtatgtatgtggttATATGTATTTCACTGCAGATTGTACTTTGTGCTTTAATGAAATCATCAGCGGTAAATTTAAGAAACCGGGTTATGCTGAAGCTGAGTTTATTGAACCTGAACTCATTTAAAAGTTAACCTTTAATTGTTTCAGAATAACTTTATTGGTATCCTGCTGCCACTTCTGTGACTGTCTTCATCTGTCTTTGgctgaattatttaaactatTCTTAATTTGAATTTAATCAATGTACATTTCATTACaagtctaacttttctttattgCCACTGCACtgtgactcttttttttctttttttttcatgttttcattatgtGAAGTACCTTGAATTGTTgaaatgtgctgtacaaatGGAGATTGCAGATTGTAAGGTTCGGATTGTGCTAAAAAAAACTGAAGCCACCAAACGATaagggcccggtttcccagatcagttaagtagttcttaacagcgaaagacttctttcacaggctccttaagatggtttgaaagaagtctttcgctgttaagaactacttaactgatctgggaaaccgggccaaggtCAGTTATTATAATTTGGAGCAGTGATAGTTAACTTGAACCTCAACTGAGTACCCCAGTCAAACTTTTGCTTAATCTGACACATTATTCAAGTTAGCGTTATTGTCTTAACGGTGAGCTACAGATCCACACTAAAACTTAAAGCACTTGGAACTTAAAGTACCACAACTGACCGCATTTATCACCAGGAAACCCACACTGATTTACTATGACTCTTCTTTGATATGCAGAAAACATGCAATCTGATGTTTTTTGAGGAGATGcagacttatcaaaatgaaataCAGTACGTACTGAAAATGAACACAAGCAGGAAGAGCCACAAAGGCCTTATGAAGCACACAGTGATCAAACTGGAACACAGGGATCAAGGCATTTTCCCAAATATTTCACGCTAGGAACTTCTCCGACTCTttcaaaaacactttatattcCCTTCGTCTTTGAGAAACGCTGTCTAAATAAACTACTTATTAACATACTGTAAATTCAACACAGTACCCAAAAGCTGCATAATTAGCACAAACCTGAAAAAGAAGGGTAATTATGGGGTCGATAAAGCACATCCATGTacagtcatttttattattattactaacaTGAATTCACTTTATACTTGCCACTTTATACCATTCTCtacattatttaaatatttcagGTGTTTCAGTTATACATCTATGTATTATTTCAAGTATTTAGTAATAATCTTGCTTTTGTTCAGCagaaattgtttttatttttcctttcgtTTTGCACAAGCACGGTTTTTGTGTTTCCACATCACGTTTACATGGGTCAGAAATGACCCATACATTTACTGTAGCATTTTGCAAGTCACATTTCACTTCTCGGGACAACCCTCTTGCACATGTGATacatgagtcttgttttacaaTTTTTCTAATTTACCGTAGAAAATATTTGATGATAATTGTGACAGAtgactaataataatattttagttTACCATGGGACCTTGATTGTTTACAATAATCATGGCACTTATTAGAAAGGAAATTACTGATGACTATTTGCTAGCTAGCTGTTGAAATATTCTGTTTTAGTTGTACAAGTCCAGCGTGGTTAACTaaagaagtggcataaattgcgccaaaattacacgattaattcaaaacggccgacttcctgttcggtttcggccatggcaccaagagacttttctttaagttgtgacatgatacaggtgtgtaccgattttcgtgcatgtacgtcaaaccgtatcgtggggctcgaggcacgaagttttctacggggcgctgttgagccattaggccacgcccattaatgcaaaccattaaatatcacatttttccccAGGGctgacttggtgcaaaatttggtgacttttggggcacgtttaggggggcaaaaaggcctgtGAATGATTGGTCACTTTTGAAAGCAGCCACAATCCAACACTTTAAATGGGCTTATGTGTCCTGATTCTGTGTTTCAGCCTGCTATTAGTGTGCAGTCCGTGACCATGGCGGCTACAGCCCCTACCAGACCCTTCGGCCCGGATGAGGCCCGGAGGATTGTGCGTGGCTTGCAGCAGCCTGCTGTGTTCCCGGACATGACGGGCGGCTGGGCCGCTCTGCGCTGGACGGCCGAGCATCTGTCCGGCCGCCTCGCAGACCGACCCGTCCAATTCAGGCTCGGGAGGAAGGAGGAGACAAATGGTGAGAACAGATGAATCCCAGAAGTGCTGTGCTTTAATTCCTGTGGAATTAATTATTTTcctggcaaaaaaaacaagacattttttaaaaattgtgacATGTTAATTAATTCACTATTAATTAATTCAATGTTAATTACATTTTGTAATCAATTCTGCTCCCTCTTGTATCTGCACAGAAGCTCATGTGAGATCAAGGCTTTCATCTATTTCGTTGTGCACATAAATGTTCCCTGCTCCCATTTCAGTTTATCATCAAGCAAGTACTATCCTATAGATTGGGGTACACGTAGCTTTTGAGGCTGTTTTATGAAATATCTCACATGAATGAATACTAAGTATAAAACACAATGCTGTCATTTGCAAAATAGTTTACAGAAACATTCCAACAATTATTAATTCCGCAAagattcatttttattcatcaAAATTGAATTGACCCTGCAACGTTTCAGTGAGTGGATGGATCAGCCAAGAGTGAAGCCACTGACTAACTTGTCCCCGTATTTCGTGTCGACCTCTCGGTTCATTCACTCCTTAAAACAGCGGGGTATAGAGGGAATACGCATGACATCACAGATgggacttcacagcgggtttcatCCGAAAGaccgagtgtcagaaagactgagtgtcagaaagactgagtgtcagaaagactgagtgtcagaaagactgagtgtcagaaagactgagtgtcagaaagactgagtgtcagaaagactgagtgtcagaaagactgagtgtcagaaagactgagtgtcagaaagactgagtggcagaaagactgagtggcagaaagactgagtgtcagcgtaaactttcagtttgagcaactcaaaaacatctaaaatgggaaagagctgttgtgcggtcgactgtactcatagatttagcaagaaatcatagttatcgttttacagactgctgaaaaataagcttaagagacaaatggatcactgcaattcacagaaacaactggattccagacacagaaacgtggatttgtggttcccattttgtatcaggtaatgttggatttttgggtagctaacgttaaacggtcaaatcataaagttcagtgtcctcatcactttaatttctacaacaaatcctgccttgaagtcggaccaagcgtcaagacttttgtaagccttcaagctttgctttgtgtatttccccggcgtagaaattaagtacatataaatatcaggaaactggattcgtggccaaatattaatgtccatggaccactggttcttggtaactgtaccaaatattaatgtccatggaccactggttcttggtaactgtaccaaatattaatgtacatgaaccactggttcttggggtaactgtacgggtcactgtcaagtccaactgcctttaatttaagcccataatcagctgttatcccgtcttctccactagttgcagctgtttttgccactcggtaccagtaagggggctggtccagtgaggaagtgacgtcaatgcaaaccctctatagGGAAACAATTGCTTtttcaaataaacagaaaatatccaAAAAAAGACAGCGGGGAAAGTGAAGCTGGTAAATCTCCGCCCTGCTAGCAGTCACGGGAGTttcttcctccctccgtgtGAAAGTCTGACTGCAGGTCACAGCCCAAACCCTCAGCCCCAACTCTGACGGACAGTTTTGTTAATGATATCTCGTGGAGGATAATGATATCCATCTATATTAATGTGCGCCGCTAGGTCACAGCAACTAACAAGGTAACACTTACATCTCGCTGGGATCAAaccaaaatacatttatggaaatgaaaaaagaaataataacttGTCTCAGCTTCAGCGTTTCactttgtcccttttttttaatatttaaaaataagcGTATGGGTTAAATGATGAGTTAATCattgtattatattttttatttcttttttttttttagacaaagCAGTGTTTTGCATTCCCCGTGGTTCTTGATCATCTAATGATTCTTTATCTAGTGAATGACAGACTGCGCTGCCTGATAAACTCTGGCTAATTAGATCTCCATCTGATCTGAACCAGTTGTGACAGCTGATTAAAAAGGCATTTCTTATCAGGGGATCTAAATGTCATCACATTACCAGAGTTATTTTGttattgaaacaaatgaaatagTAAATCACTTCAACAAAGATTATTTCTTTCTGTCGTTTTGGGTGAAGCGATCTTTTCCATGATGATTCTGGTGTGACAAATAACTTCAGCTGAGAGTTCTAACTGTTTTAATCACACTTTTACAGCGATGACATCCAGTCTTTTGCTTTTCTTCCACCTTTGTCTGTTCTGTAGCTCCTCTGTTCGAGACCCAGTGTTCCTATGTTCAGGCCAAAGTGGCTCATTTTCTCAACTGGACTGGAGGACAGACGGATGTGGGACCTTTTTCTGAATACTCCTACGCCGACTATTGGGCCTACGCTGACTACAAATACATCGCTACGCTGTTTAAAGACCAGCCCTTCATGTTTGAGGTGATTATACCACTACTGCTTACATTCATCTATTTACACTCCATCCTGgtcaaatgaaaaagaaaaaacatctgaaatatCTCAAATTTGAATTTACTAGGGATTTCCATGTATTTAAAAGTCCATATAACATGTAAACATGGTGTCTCAAATGGATTACTGCCTTGCAGCTTAAACATTTCCACAAACTCCTCTAAAGACTTGGTACAGCCTCTTTCATTTCTAAGGTTTTATGTATTAAGACATAATAAAAATGATCTGCTCCTTAACAGGTTCTAAAATTGAGTAAATACAGCCTCAGATGAACAGTACAATATATTACACCGTCACCATTTGCTCAGCAAAACTAAAATCAGAAGTTTATGAGCATTTATGGAAAACAATTTAAGtaatagttttttttgtatgaCCTTCTCAGGGAcgtgcggtcaggggaggcaggtgaggcagagcctcacctgtcatcatgactagtaaaaaaataaataattataacatcaaatttatactaatatttgtccactgatctttatgtatgtaattttgaacattttttatagTCAAAATTGCTGAATTTGCCTATTTCCTGTTCAAATACGGGGCTGAAACGTGAGATGAGGCAGCAACGAGCCGAGCCTCACCTCTGATTGACAATCCATCACAAACTGGGTTGATACGTGCGATTGGCCCGTGCTGGTTGCCGTATCTCTGCATGTCGCCAATATAAAGTTTGCAGATACGTTTATTTGACCTGATTTTACACAGTCTGGCTAATGTCTTTAATCATTAAAGTTTCATGTTTGTTAGTGAGATATTTAGTTTCGCTGATGGGGAAATAAAACCGCAGTGAAAAAGGCACAGGGTGAGGCAGACAATACTCTGCTGCCCTGAAGGGGGCGAACGTGAGCCAACGGGTACACACACTTTTAATTTCAATCTTATAAAAAACAGATTAgactaagaaaaatacaatagcatatttaaaaactaaattttgtcctcaaataaaatattctttgtttttcttttcatgctttttgttgagcAATCTGTATTAAATCGATTAAAGTATCAGAattaaacgttttaaaaacaactgaatatttcactaaaggtcaaaatttaaaTCAGTGGTTTTGTACACCAGTCTATACTCTCATTTATGTTGTATGAATTAAAGAATTGCGACGGCCAACACATGGAGGGTGTAGACCAAATGCACGTTTTTTCTTACCTTTACGTATCTGTAATATGTACCatctgtgcgcgtgtgtgtgcctgtgtgttttttttgtaaaaaatgctgatgagatatgaaataaccagtagccaattgaataagctacccttttccctttttggttgatatatttgtaaatctgaCATTAAAGGAGTCAGTGCCTCACCAACCATGAACCTCACCGCACGTCACTGGTTACTCGTGTCATGGCAACGTTGCTTCAGTTCATGGAGGTCTGCAGAGTCTTCCTGCTGCCTGGCTCTCCTCAGGTCAAGCCACAGCATTTCCTGTGGTCTGGACCGGAGTTGGACCATCACAGCGTGTTGATTCTGTCTCAGCTATTGTCTGGTACATTTGCTGGTGTGCTGAGGATTGCTGACCAGTTGCTCGGCACACGTTCAGCCAAGCCGTTTGACCCTTGACAGATGGCTTCACATTTACCGCTAGAATGAGGAGGTCAGAGTTGACTGTGGCTGCAGATTACCAAGGTGCTCTGAACTGTAAtctctccacctccacctcacaTCTGCTACGAGGTGTCTGCATTGCTCTGCTGGGTTGGTTTCATTGGTCCagaagtcttgtggtttgttcagatgccaCTTTGCAAATCtaactttaatgtttttaactAGCTGTTTTTAATGTAAATAATATTTCTGACTCTAGGATGGACTATAAATTGTTTGAGAAGAATTCCCAGAGTTCTGGGTTGCTGCAGTTGCTTCCATAGGATCATTCCCTGTAAAACTTAGCGTTAAAACAGACCTGAAGGGTTCAGACCAGTAGACTGTCACACCTGCTTTTTTATGAGCTGGCTGCACTTGCTCATGATCTGCTCATCAAATGCATTTGATCAACACCTGGCTGATACTCGCCTCTAAAATCTCACAGAAACATTAAGGACACACTTAATTTTTCATTCAGCAGTTTTGCATTTTTATCAACAATTACATAGTTTAAAGTGTTACGTGTTGATGTTCACCTAAGGTTGTATTTATCTCATTTAATGAccaagttattattattgtttggatttttttgtcTCTCCAAACTTGTTCAGTTTCCTTAAACCTTTGAACGTTGGTGGTGAGATGGTGAGCTTTAGGTTGAAACGTTTGACTTGTCTTCCAGATATGACATCAGACACTGTTTAAGCAGTTTTATTTAACCCCGTAAGACCgggagtctttttttttcatgtatttttgctTTTGGTGTGTGTTAAGAAACTAAAAAATTGTTATAAggcgctatatatatatatatatatatatatatatatatatatataaataaataaagtacacatatatatatatatatatatatatatatacatatatatatatttattttatttatttatttatttttttaaatatatatatatatatatatatatatatatatatatatatatatatatatatatttatatttgtactttatttatttatttttttattcttttttttttctaacatgcatgttcgaaataaaatttaaaaacaaaaccaaaacaaacaaataaagacgACACGCTGTGTGAGCTCCACATATGTGTCAGGTCTTCCAAGGTTAAAGAGGCAATATCACGGAGAGAAACTGGATTCTAAAACTTTAAAGATCTGATCCCCACACTTTCACTCGTTAGCGATTTCaatgattaaataaaaaaatgtaacaataaaaaaaatggaattAAAAAAGCCAACGAGCGTCTTCTCCTGTTCTCATTTATATTCTCCCAGCCTGCCCCattgttttgacattttcaattaaaatctTAAGCCTTTCCCCGCAGTGGCTTTATATGAGCTGTTATTCCTGTCCTCTGATGG
This DNA window, taken from Cololabis saira isolate AMF1-May2022 chromosome 6, fColSai1.1, whole genome shotgun sequence, encodes the following:
- the LOC133446350 gene encoding uncharacterized protein LOC133446350 isoform X2, with the protein product MSKPRKTSAKRGEDTRYREGLGPPERARYKDKLNLLGGHDPYELEQTTWTTDDPTILPKIQYPDIVNYLIFSPSPYTAEDLKAYKGLEAYNQMVCGWVRELMYQQLHERCIVKAKVLHSQSIRETPLEPWVIAEKSGRILGAHCTCVAGLGEVCTHVAALLFLIEEIINLRDSKTVTQEKAYWMLPTALSKVEYKECENIDFTAAKTYKVK
- the LOC133446350 gene encoding inhibitor of growth protein 1-like isoform X1, producing the protein MDYSDVLSICNDINISVSEEQARAVEVATRDQASSKLWFRFRAGRITASKMKTACCTDPNKPAQSLIKSVCYPESYKFTSKAMTWGCDHETFARDIFINDHKKRHENVKAENTGFFINPSVPFSGASPDGLVSCDCCGVSVIEVKCPFCVKNDMVDCVSYLEKDDDGKLKLNRKHQYFYQVQTQLGVCKLESAYFVVWTEKDLHVELITFDEEFWDTICKKSKRIFDTAIMPELVGKYYTRLSSTMAGSSQPDVAISVSSEPLVALSLSSQPGAHASDESHGSDCATSASQQEQTYCFCDQVEFGKMICCDYDKCQIQWFHYSCVNVQVAPKGKWYCLNCRKLPQFLSKRARASKKT